From Cellulophaga lytica DSM 7489, a single genomic window includes:
- a CDS encoding TIGR03915 family putative DNA repair protein — protein METTLIYDATFDGFLTAVFTAFELKLKTVKIVTEQRFQQPLFGSFDTVYTDQEKSNRVWAGLKKKMSTDELRRFYYAFLSEKPTVEDTLFNAIVYVFAAKKNVGSDFTNAHILEIAKLTKNVGREKHRMEAFVRFKLTKDGIYFANIEPDFNVLPLIKRHFEKRYADQKWLIYDLKRKYGLYYNLDKVDIITLELGADFDPTKTSSEIFAAVELEFQQLWNDYFKSTNIASRKNMKLHIQHVPKRYWKYLSEKHI, from the coding sequence ATGGAAACTACGCTAATTTATGACGCTACTTTTGATGGATTTTTAACTGCCGTTTTTACTGCTTTTGAGCTAAAATTAAAGACCGTTAAAATTGTTACAGAACAGCGTTTTCAGCAGCCTTTATTTGGAAGTTTTGATACGGTGTATACAGACCAAGAAAAAAGTAACCGTGTTTGGGCTGGCTTAAAAAAGAAGATGTCTACAGATGAATTACGCAGGTTTTACTATGCCTTTTTAAGTGAAAAACCTACTGTAGAAGATACTTTATTTAATGCAATAGTGTATGTTTTTGCTGCTAAAAAAAATGTAGGGTCTGACTTTACAAACGCTCATATTTTAGAGATAGCCAAACTTACTAAAAACGTAGGACGAGAAAAACACAGAATGGAAGCTTTTGTACGTTTTAAACTAACTAAAGATGGTATTTACTTTGCTAATATAGAACCAGATTTTAATGTACTGCCACTTATAAAAAGACATTTTGAAAAACGTTATGCAGACCAAAAATGGCTTATTTACGATTTAAAACGGAAGTATGGCTTGTATTATAACTTAGATAAAGTAGATATTATTACGCTAGAATTAGGTGCAGACTTTGACCCTACCAAAACATCTTCAGAAATTTTTGCTGCTGTAGAGTTAGAGTTTCAGCAATTATGGAACGATTACTTTAAGAGCACAAACATTGCTTCTAGAAAAAATATGAAACTACA
- a CDS encoding putative DNA modification/repair radical SAM protein has protein sequence MSFQRVQEKLNILADAAKYDVSCSSSGSNRTNTNKGLGNASASGICHTYTEDGRCVSLLKILLTNYCIFDCAYCVTRKSNDIKRAAFKVQEVVDLTINFYRRNYIEGLFLSSGIFKSADYTMERLVAVAKKLRLEENFNGYIHLKSIPGASDELMREAGLYADRLSVNIEIPTKKGLKLLAPDKNREDFIKPMIKVKNEIIQYKNEKKLIKSTPKYAPGGQSTQMIVGASGENDMQIMYTSNYFYKNFNLKRVYYSGYVPISYDTRLPQIGTPVPMLRENRLYQTDWLLRFYGFNIEEILNEQHQHLDLDIDPKLGWALRNMHEFPVDVNKADKHMLARIPGLGMKSVYKILKARRYRQLNWEHLKAIGVSLNRAQYFLVCASNKFESRDLTAEKIKGLILQNSKSKYTDMLSNQLNLFG, from the coding sequence ATGTCTTTTCAACGTGTACAAGAAAAATTAAACATCCTTGCAGATGCTGCAAAGTATGATGTATCATGCTCCTCTAGCGGTAGCAACAGAACCAACACTAATAAGGGATTAGGTAATGCATCTGCTTCTGGTATTTGCCATACGTATACAGAAGACGGCCGTTGTGTATCGCTCTTAAAAATACTACTTACCAACTATTGTATATTTGATTGTGCCTACTGTGTTACGCGTAAAAGTAATGACATTAAACGTGCTGCTTTTAAAGTACAAGAGGTGGTAGATTTAACTATAAATTTTTACAGACGTAATTATATTGAAGGACTTTTTTTAAGCTCTGGTATTTTTAAAAGTGCCGACTATACTATGGAGCGTTTGGTTGCTGTGGCTAAAAAATTGCGTTTAGAAGAAAATTTTAATGGATACATACATTTAAAATCTATTCCGGGTGCTAGTGATGAGCTAATGCGTGAGGCTGGTTTGTATGCAGACAGACTTAGTGTAAATATTGAAATTCCGACTAAAAAAGGGTTAAAACTTTTGGCTCCAGATAAAAATAGAGAAGATTTTATTAAACCTATGATTAAGGTGAAAAATGAAATTATACAGTACAAAAACGAGAAAAAACTTATTAAAAGTACTCCAAAATATGCTCCTGGTGGGCAAAGTACACAAATGATTGTTGGTGCCAGTGGTGAAAATGATATGCAAATTATGTACACCTCTAATTATTTTTACAAAAATTTTAATTTAAAACGTGTGTACTACTCTGGTTATGTGCCTATTAGTTATGATACACGCTTACCGCAAATTGGCACTCCTGTACCTATGTTACGCGAAAACAGACTGTACCAAACAGACTGGTTGTTACGTTTTTATGGTTTTAATATTGAAGAAATTCTAAACGAGCAACACCAGCATTTAGATTTAGATATTGACCCTAAACTGGGTTGGGCATTGCGTAATATGCACGAGTTTCCTGTAGATGTAAACAAGGCAGATAAGCATATGCTTGCAAGAATACCTGGTTTAGGAATGAAATCTGTATACAAAATACTAAAAGCTAGGCGGTACAGGCAACTTAATTGGGAGCATTTAAAAGCTATTGGGGTGTCTTTAAACCGTGCGCAATACTTTTTGGTGTGTGCATCTAACAAATTTGAAAGCAGAGATTTAACAGCCGAGAAAATTAAAGGCCTTATTTTACAAAATTCTAAAAGTAAGTATACAGATATGCTTAGCAACCAATTAAACCTTTTTGGATAG
- the lexA gene encoding transcriptional repressor LexA encodes MLDGNQAVFNTNNTVKTDTVSIPLVGSVACGLPIFAEEHIEAKIEVSTKLVKKPSDYFLLRATGDSMNKKGINSGDLLLIKRQHTAETGDLVLALLDNEATVKEFINNGSNLVLKPHSTNPKHQPIILTTDFKVQGVVADVIKV; translated from the coding sequence TTGTTAGATGGCAACCAAGCAGTTTTTAACACCAATAATACAGTTAAAACAGACACCGTTAGTATACCTTTAGTAGGCTCTGTAGCTTGCGGATTGCCAATTTTTGCAGAAGAACATATTGAAGCTAAAATTGAAGTTTCTACCAAGCTAGTAAAAAAACCTTCAGATTATTTTTTGTTAAGAGCCACAGGAGACTCTATGAACAAAAAAGGAATAAACAGTGGCGATTTACTACTTATTAAACGCCAACATACTGCAGAAACCGGAGATTTAGTACTTGCCTTGTTAGATAATGAAGCTACGGTTAAAGAGTTTATAAACAACGGTAGCAACCTTGTTTTAAAACCGCACTCTACAAACCCAAAACACCAACCAATTATTTTAACTACAGACTTTAAAGTACAAGGTGTTGTAGCAGATGTTATTAAGGTGTAG
- a CDS encoding ATP-dependent nuclease — MKIIEKIKIKNFGRFKEFTLGFDKSLNLLIGDNEAGKSTILSAIDIVLSGSRSKVENFGIDHLFNTDVIDDFLASEKKYENLPILYIELYLNDQGNKDLDGKYNSENIPSHGILLMCEPREDLSKEIKEILEQDDDNFPFEYYSINFKTFSGESYTGYRRFMQHLLLDNTQINNEYATKSYIKTLYHNSIKDAEKNKHQNEYRKHKENFRTTVLNELNERITDYSFSVRTNSKANLESDLTIKEGNIEIENKGKGRQCFIKTDFALQKNENELDIILLEEPENHLSHINMKKLIQRINESENKQLFVATHSNLISTRLDLRKAVMLNSNSSQPIPLIAIPEDTAKFFMKAPDNNILEYILSKNVILVEGDAEFILLEAFYKKVTNKKLEDSEIHIISVGGTSFKRYLDVAKLLNIKTAVIRDNDGNFQLNCVDRYSDYTEDNIEVFYDTDNAISTFEISFFKNNEVICSELFFAGRKTLTVQEYMLKNKADVAFELLDKKADVLVVPDYIKRAIEWIKA, encoded by the coding sequence ATGAAAATTATAGAAAAAATCAAAATAAAGAATTTCGGACGTTTTAAAGAATTCACTCTTGGATTTGACAAATCTCTAAACCTTCTAATTGGAGACAATGAAGCTGGAAAAAGTACAATTCTTTCTGCAATTGATATCGTACTAAGTGGAAGTCGCAGTAAAGTAGAAAATTTTGGAATTGATCACCTTTTCAACACTGATGTAATTGATGACTTTCTAGCATCGGAAAAAAAATATGAAAACTTACCAATATTATACATTGAACTCTACCTAAATGACCAAGGAAACAAGGATTTGGATGGCAAGTATAACTCTGAGAATATTCCATCTCACGGAATTTTGTTAATGTGTGAACCAAGAGAAGATTTAAGCAAGGAAATTAAAGAAATTTTAGAACAGGATGACGATAATTTTCCATTTGAATACTACTCAATAAACTTTAAAACATTTTCTGGAGAAAGCTATACTGGCTATCGAAGATTTATGCAACATTTATTGCTTGACAACACGCAAATAAATAATGAATACGCAACAAAATCATATATTAAAACACTTTATCATAATAGTATAAAAGATGCTGAAAAGAACAAGCATCAAAATGAATATAGAAAACATAAAGAAAATTTTCGTACCACTGTACTAAATGAATTGAATGAGCGTATAACTGATTATTCATTCTCTGTCAGAACAAACTCTAAAGCAAACCTTGAATCTGATTTAACAATCAAAGAAGGTAACATCGAAATAGAAAATAAAGGTAAAGGAAGACAATGCTTTATAAAAACTGACTTTGCATTGCAAAAAAATGAAAATGAACTAGATATAATCCTTCTCGAAGAACCAGAAAATCATTTAAGTCATATAAATATGAAAAAGTTAATCCAAAGGATTAACGAATCAGAAAACAAACAACTGTTTGTTGCTACTCATAGTAATCTAATAAGTACTCGTTTAGATTTACGAAAAGCAGTAATGCTTAATAGTAATAGTTCGCAACCAATTCCATTAATTGCAATTCCAGAGGATACTGCTAAGTTCTTTATGAAAGCACCAGATAATAATATTTTAGAATATATTTTATCTAAAAATGTAATTCTAGTAGAAGGAGATGCCGAATTCATTTTATTAGAAGCATTTTATAAAAAAGTTACAAATAAAAAACTTGAAGATTCAGAAATTCATATAATTTCTGTTGGAGGTACTAGTTTCAAAAGATACCTAGACGTAGCTAAGCTTCTGAATATTAAAACAGCCGTAATTCGTGATAATGATGGCAACTTTCAGTTAAACTGTGTTGATAGATATTCAGATTATACAGAAGATAACATAGAAGTATTTTATGATACTGATAACGCTATTTCAACCTTTGAAATTTCTTTTTTTAAGAATAACGAAGTTATTTGCAGCGAATTATTTTTTGCTGGTCGAAAAACACTAACAGTTCAAGAATATATGCTAAAAAACAAAGCTGATGTTGCCTTTGAGTTATTGGATAAAAAAGCTGACGTTTTAGTCGTTCCAGATTATATTAAAAGAGCAATTGAATGGATAAAAGCTTAA
- a CDS encoding UvrD-helicase domain-containing protein, with product MDKSLILAVAGSGKTTLIVDKLNLEERFLLITYTINNTRNLKEAIVTKFGYLPENINLFSYYNFLYSFCFRPFLGYKLKTKGIFWDFTPVFTNKLPLSNISRYMTKGKLLYHNRIAKLLEQANVLGDINKRLSKYYDHILIDEIQDFAGHDFNLLKNICQSETEIILVGDFYQHTFDTSRDGNTNANLHSDYEKYQKIFEKAKIIPDTEYLNKSYRCTKSVCQFITDQIGIDIQSHKEIDSNVIYLDDIEEIETLFNDNNIIKLFYRENYKYDCYSRNWGDSKGENHYNDVCVVLNKTTLTHYRQGKLSELKPVSKNKLYVACSRANNNLYLIAEEKIKHYKN from the coding sequence ATGGATAAAAGCTTAATATTAGCAGTTGCAGGTTCGGGAAAAACGACTTTAATCGTTGATAAATTAAATCTTGAAGAAAGGTTTTTATTGATTACTTACACAATTAATAATACACGAAACTTAAAAGAAGCGATTGTTACAAAGTTTGGCTATTTACCCGAAAACATCAATCTATTCTCTTATTATAATTTTCTTTATTCATTTTGCTTCAGACCCTTTTTAGGATATAAATTAAAAACCAAAGGAATTTTTTGGGACTTTACACCAGTTTTCACCAATAAACTTCCTTTAAGTAATATATCTAGGTATATGACCAAGGGAAAGCTATTATACCATAACAGAATAGCAAAACTACTTGAACAAGCAAATGTATTAGGCGATATAAATAAACGTCTATCGAAATATTATGACCACATATTAATCGATGAAATTCAGGACTTTGCTGGTCACGATTTTAACTTATTAAAAAATATATGTCAATCTGAAACAGAAATTATACTTGTAGGAGATTTTTATCAGCATACTTTTGATACAAGTAGAGATGGCAACACCAACGCTAATTTACATAGCGATTATGAGAAGTATCAAAAAATATTTGAAAAGGCAAAAATTATTCCTGATACTGAATATTTAAATAAAAGCTACAGATGCACTAAGAGTGTTTGTCAATTCATTACAGACCAAATTGGAATAGATATTCAATCACATAAAGAAATCGATAGTAATGTTATTTATCTAGATGACATAGAGGAAATCGAAACTTTATTTAATGATAATAATATTATTAAATTATTTTATCGAGAAAATTATAAATACGATTGTTATTCAAGAAATTGGGGAGATTCTAAAGGAGAGAATCATTATAATGACGTATGTGTTGTTTTAAACAAAACAACTTTAACTCACTATAGGCAAGGGAAATTATCGGAATTAAAACCTGTATCTAAAAACAAATTATATGTTGCTTGTTCGAGAGCTAACAATAATTTATATCTGATTGCTGAAGAAAAAATCAAACATTATAAAAACTAA
- a CDS encoding sterol desaturase family protein, whose amino-acid sequence MDLINKLLGIDPNYIVIGLIAFFFSLEQIMQSPFSFKKRINHLFQNVLFQIILVFLNIFFVTFQVFSIEWLNGNNIGLLYLIELPVWVKLCVSVALYDITAYWIHRGTHKIPLLWRFHRVHHSDTTMDSSTVFRFHPIELILVFGVGNIITAALFGTDVFSMALYYFILYVFFFFEHANLNYPKWLNSSLGLLFVMPDHHRVHHQQEQIYTDSNYADIFIIWDRLFGTFKMMPVEDMKYGLAEFDTDEKQSFLYLIKSPFINIKRIKTDKKSE is encoded by the coding sequence ATGGATTTAATAAACAAATTATTGGGAATAGACCCAAATTATATTGTGATTGGATTAATTGCCTTTTTCTTTTCATTGGAGCAAATAATGCAATCGCCATTTAGCTTCAAAAAAAGAATTAACCATCTGTTTCAAAATGTACTGTTCCAAATTATTCTTGTGTTTTTAAATATCTTTTTTGTAACATTTCAGGTGTTTTCAATTGAATGGTTAAATGGAAACAATATTGGACTTCTATATCTGATTGAATTACCTGTTTGGGTTAAACTTTGTGTTTCTGTTGCCTTATATGACATAACAGCGTATTGGATTCATAGAGGAACCCACAAAATTCCTTTACTATGGAGATTTCATAGAGTACATCACAGTGATACAACAATGGATTCTTCAACGGTTTTTCGTTTTCATCCTATTGAATTAATTCTTGTATTTGGAGTTGGAAATATAATTACTGCTGCGCTATTTGGTACAGATGTCTTTTCTATGGCTCTGTATTATTTTATCCTTTATGTTTTTTTCTTTTTCGAACACGCAAATCTAAATTACCCAAAATGGCTGAATTCGTCTTTAGGATTATTATTTGTAATGCCAGACCATCATAGAGTTCACCATCAACAAGAACAGATATACACAGATTCAAACTATGCCGATATATTTATAATTTGGGACAGGTTATTTGGGACTTTTAAGATGATGCCAGTAGAAGATATGAAATATGGATTGGCAGAATTTGATACGGACGAAAAACAATCATTCCTCTATTTAATTAAAAGTCCTTTTATAAATATTAAAAGAATTAAAACTGATAAGAAATCTGAATAA
- a CDS encoding restriction endonuclease, translating into MELPKYHETFIPILETLNSIESTSSRELARKVRDNYYSELPKELLDKKTSSGANVLIDRILWGKSYLKMGKFVSYPRRGMVKITDKGKQTLTNGQLLLSDLKNDPDFVQHRTSVKSKKDDKTELETVDVDSSSPQDLIDTGFETIETEVKTELLDKLKELDPYFFEKVILILLKKMGYGDFIETSKSGDGGIDGIINEDKLGLEKIYTQAKRYNENKVREKDIRNFIGAMSGDTSKGVFITTSTFDASAIKKAREAHHSIILVDGPKLVDLMHQYNVGIQVKTTYEVKEIDYDFFEGE; encoded by the coding sequence ATGGAATTACCTAAATATCACGAAACTTTTATACCAATTTTGGAAACATTGAATTCTATTGAATCAACTAGTAGTCGAGAATTAGCAAGAAAAGTTAGAGATAATTACTATTCAGAACTTCCAAAAGAACTTTTGGACAAAAAGACAAGTTCAGGAGCAAATGTTTTAATTGACAGAATACTTTGGGGAAAATCTTATCTGAAAATGGGTAAATTTGTATCCTACCCTAGAAGAGGAATGGTTAAAATCACGGACAAAGGAAAACAAACATTAACAAATGGTCAACTTCTTTTGTCAGATTTAAAAAATGATCCTGATTTTGTTCAACATCGCACGTCTGTTAAAAGTAAAAAAGACGATAAAACAGAATTAGAAACTGTTGATGTTGATAGTTCATCACCACAAGATTTAATAGATACTGGCTTTGAAACAATTGAAACAGAGGTTAAAACTGAACTTTTAGATAAACTTAAAGAACTTGACCCATATTTCTTTGAAAAAGTAATTTTGATATTACTTAAAAAAATGGGTTATGGAGATTTTATTGAAACTTCAAAATCAGGAGATGGTGGAATAGACGGAATAATAAATGAGGACAAACTTGGACTTGAAAAAATTTATACTCAAGCAAAAAGATATAATGAAAACAAAGTAAGAGAAAAGGATATAAGAAACTTTATTGGAGCTATGAGTGGAGACACTTCTAAAGGAGTTTTTATAACTACATCAACATTTGACGCTTCTGCAATAAAAAAAGCAAGAGAGGCACATCATTCAATTATTCTGGTTGACGGGCCAAAATTGGTAGACTTAATGCATCAGTATAATGTTGGAATACAAGTAAAAACAACATATGAAGTTAAAGAAATTGATTATGATTTCTTTGAAGGAGAATAG
- a CDS encoding VOC family protein, translating to MDFKRTGIILYTIEYKKCVDFYENILELNKMFETENLTCFEFGNSYLMVELDDEYNGTQTESERIKTCLRMNVSNVKILANKLIEKNIEVDYQEHTWGTIAKFFDPDGNLCAFKDNETFEKQIADGIKVN from the coding sequence ATGGACTTTAAACGAACAGGAATAATATTGTACACTATTGAGTATAAAAAATGTGTAGACTTTTATGAAAACATACTTGAATTAAACAAAATGTTTGAAACTGAAAATTTAACGTGTTTTGAATTTGGTAACTCTTATTTGATGGTAGAGCTAGATGATGAATATAACGGAACACAAACTGAATCTGAACGAATTAAGACTTGTTTACGAATGAACGTTTCAAACGTTAAAATTCTTGCAAACAAACTGATTGAAAAAAATATTGAAGTAGACTACCAAGAACACACTTGGGGAACAATTGCGAAATTTTTTGACCCAGACGGAAATTTATGTGCCTTTAAGGACAATGAAACGTTTGAAAAACAAATTGCAGACGGAATTAAAGTGAACTAA
- a CDS encoding YqaE/Pmp3 family membrane protein: MSLLTIILNIVLPPLAVFMKHGIGKTFLISLILTIIGWLPGVIHAFIVND, translated from the coding sequence ATGTCATTACTAACAATTATACTAAATATAGTACTACCACCATTAGCAGTATTTATGAAACACGGAATAGGAAAAACATTTTTAATTAGTCTTATACTAACTATTATTGGTTGGTTACCAGGAGTTATACACGCATTTATAGTTAATGATTAA
- a CDS encoding DUF1989 domain-containing protein has translation MITIPPKSGAALELKKGQILKVIDIEGKQVSDILFLNKTDIKEKVSSGKTLDFEESILLTKGNYLWSNRSNKMVKIIEDTNGRNDFLLAPCDRKTFKHFYGIEEYHPSCFENLYKNLEPYGIQKDDIPTAFNIFMNVVFNKSGKIKVEPPTSQSGDYVCFEAQMDLIVALTACSAKDSNGGSFKPIGYKII, from the coding sequence ATGATTACTATACCACCAAAATCCGGAGCAGCTTTAGAACTTAAAAAGGGTCAAATACTTAAGGTTATTGATATTGAAGGTAAGCAAGTATCAGACATTTTATTTTTGAATAAAACCGATATAAAAGAGAAAGTATCTTCAGGTAAAACATTAGATTTTGAAGAGTCTATTTTACTAACAAAAGGCAATTACCTCTGGAGTAACAGAAGTAATAAAATGGTAAAAATTATAGAAGATACAAACGGTAGAAACGATTTTTTACTTGCACCGTGTGATAGAAAAACGTTTAAACATTTTTACGGTATTGAAGAATACCACCCAAGTTGTTTTGAAAACCTTTACAAAAATTTAGAGCCCTACGGTATTCAAAAAGATGATATACCTACTGCATTTAATATATTTATGAATGTTGTTTTTAATAAATCTGGGAAAATAAAAGTTGAGCCACCCACATCACAATCTGGTGATTATGTTTGTTTTGAAGCCCAAATGGATTTAATTGTAGCTTTAACAGCTTGCTCTGCAAAAGATAGTAATGGTGGAAGTTTTAAACCCATAGGATATAAGATCATATAA
- the gntA gene encoding guanitoxin biosynthesis heme-dependent pre-guanitoxin N-hydroxylase GntA, which yields MELHTMDKIENTTAVDDMVKEFILDDHPCVMAQSVVANDTISIHNYSKISKQCVPTLLNDLNSYLNEINDESKKFQTFIAVFKDDEFKTELAFENALWKLLYQLHCKDDCEWDNSTDSDVSSPKFSMSILGKSFYIVGMHPNASRKARSSPFPMIVFNLHNQFDKLRKTNRYTRVRDLIRRRDKEYQGSINPMLEDFGAGSEARQYSGRAVNNKWKCPYQFHKK from the coding sequence ATGGAATTACACACAATGGACAAAATAGAGAATACAACTGCTGTTGATGATATGGTAAAAGAATTTATTCTTGACGATCATCCTTGTGTTATGGCACAAAGTGTTGTTGCAAATGATACTATATCTATTCATAATTATAGTAAAATTTCTAAACAATGTGTCCCTACTCTATTAAACGATTTAAATAGTTACTTAAATGAAATTAATGATGAATCTAAAAAGTTTCAAACCTTTATTGCCGTATTTAAAGATGACGAATTTAAAACTGAATTAGCTTTTGAAAACGCACTCTGGAAATTACTGTATCAACTACACTGTAAGGATGATTGTGAATGGGATAATAGTACAGATTCTGATGTATCCTCGCCAAAATTTAGTATGAGCATCTTAGGCAAGTCGTTCTACATAGTTGGTATGCATCCTAATGCTTCCAGAAAAGCAAGATCATCACCATTTCCTATGATTGTGTTTAACTTACATAATCAGTTTGATAAGCTTCGTAAAACCAATCGTTATACTCGCGTAAGAGACTTAATTAGGCGTAGAGATAAGGAATATCAAGGTTCTATAAATCCAATGCTAGAAGATTTTGGAGCTGGTAGCGAAGCAAGACAATATAGCGGAAGAGCAGTAAATAACAAATGGAAATGTCCATACCAATTTCATAAAAAATGA
- a CDS encoding T9SS type A sorting domain-containing protein: MKLKIMKPKKVFLSFLLAFICLLGYSQKPNGQTSNPNDNFKLLNDFSDEFNTGNINWSKWSKTANLPNTKAWKWDNNANAKPVNYKGERSVELTMRQNANNARDGITYFKSGCLQTIKQLPKNFVGYVESRIYGAEINSPKATGLDKYRGVCPSFWLYSKFFDNKPIGEAVYTEIDVVELQQFDFDPNGPVGHQQDLITDAESNLHLVKKASFGRDWFRPKQPKARATQLNKYELPGKFDPTKGWHTYGCEITPTKLYFYVDGVRVGRALDNTYWSDNPMYVIASLGLRVPFVAFQGNVFEPVNPEVNPRAKKNIDEMPVSMHVDYIRVWEKNGSGGTNNPVGNCSTAPTWKKSGNFTKGDRVKLNNAIYELKASNGSCRPGGASGCSSNQWTKVSDCTSNSSIINTDAGTVYPNPANTVVNVVATKGDFIRVITSVGTVVRTVKAKNNTTVIDISALPAGMYTVTITGSNKNETKQLLIQ; encoded by the coding sequence ATGAAATTAAAAATTATGAAACCAAAAAAGGTATTTTTAAGTTTTCTTCTGGCATTTATTTGCTTGCTAGGGTACAGCCAAAAACCAAACGGACAAACATCTAATCCGAATGATAATTTTAAATTATTAAACGATTTTTCAGATGAATTTAATACAGGTAACATTAATTGGAGCAAATGGAGTAAAACGGCTAATTTACCAAACACAAAAGCTTGGAAGTGGGATAACAATGCCAATGCTAAACCGGTAAATTATAAAGGTGAGCGTTCTGTTGAGCTTACTATGCGTCAAAACGCCAATAATGCAAGAGATGGCATTACATATTTTAAAAGTGGCTGTTTACAAACTATTAAACAGTTGCCTAAAAACTTTGTAGGTTATGTAGAATCCAGAATTTATGGTGCAGAAATTAACTCTCCAAAAGCAACAGGTCTTGACAAATACAGAGGTGTGTGTCCGTCTTTTTGGTTATACAGTAAGTTTTTTGATAATAAACCAATTGGTGAGGCTGTATACACAGAAATTGATGTTGTAGAACTACAACAATTTGATTTTGATCCTAATGGTCCGGTTGGGCATCAACAAGATTTAATTACAGATGCAGAATCTAATCTTCATTTAGTAAAAAAAGCAAGTTTTGGTAGAGATTGGTTTAGACCAAAACAACCAAAAGCAAGAGCTACTCAATTAAATAAGTATGAGTTACCTGGTAAATTTGATCCTACAAAAGGTTGGCATACCTATGGTTGTGAAATAACACCTACTAAATTATATTTTTATGTAGATGGCGTTAGAGTAGGTAGAGCTTTAGATAATACTTATTGGAGTGATAATCCTATGTATGTTATAGCATCATTAGGTTTAAGAGTACCATTTGTAGCGTTTCAGGGTAATGTATTTGAGCCTGTGAACCCAGAAGTAAATCCTAGAGCAAAAAAGAATATAGATGAAATGCCAGTATCTATGCACGTAGACTATATAAGAGTATGGGAAAAAAATGGTTCTGGAGGAACTAATAATCCTGTTGGTAACTGTTCAACAGCTCCAACTTGGAAAAAATCAGGAAATTTTACAAAAGGAGACAGAGTAAAGCTTAATAATGCAATTTATGAACTAAAAGCTAGTAATGGTAGTTGTAGACCAGGTGGAGCTTCTGGCTGTTCTTCAAACCAATGGACTAAAGTATCTGACTGTACATCTAATAGCAGTATTATTAATACTGACGCAGGAACTGTATATCCAAACCCTGCGAATACAGTAGTTAATGTGGTAGCTACTAAAGGAGATTTTATTAGAGTAATTACTTCTGTAGGTACAGTAGTACGTACCGTAAAGGCTAAAAATAATACCACTGTAATAGATATTTCTGCATTGCCAGCAGGTATGTATACTGTTACAATTACGGGTAGCAACAAAAATGAAACTAAACAATTGCTTATTCAATAG